Proteins found in one Solitalea lacus genomic segment:
- a CDS encoding DUF6520 family protein — translation MRKLKVSLAVAAIVLGIGSAFATSGNVLLEKCKGNVQPTECQGGDIACCYINTPQGQVTFFRELAPQK, via the coding sequence ATGAGAAAGTTAAAAGTTAGTTTAGCTGTAGCAGCTATTGTTTTAGGCATCGGTTCTGCATTTGCCACTAGTGGCAACGTTTTGCTGGAGAAATGCAAAGGCAATGTTCAACCTACAGAGTGTCAAGGTGGTGATATAGCCTGTTGTTATATTAACACTCCGCAAGGACAGGTAACCTTCTTCAGGGAACTGGCACCGCAAAAGTAA
- a CDS encoding MauE/DoxX family redox-associated membrane protein, whose product MKKIEWSTGIITALIISLFSYAALSKLLTFEEFKNELGKSPLLSDFPQLVAGFIIISEVLLVIVLLNRKFRIYGLYGSLFLMILFTSYLIITINFSYYVPCSCGGILAELSWNQHIFFNSIFIILSILGIYLSSSTSNLNNANSKILANQGKAENL is encoded by the coding sequence ATGAAAAAGATAGAATGGTCAACTGGAATCATTACCGCCTTAATAATTTCCCTTTTCTCCTATGCAGCTCTTAGTAAACTCTTAACCTTTGAGGAATTTAAGAATGAGCTGGGAAAATCTCCCTTGCTAAGTGACTTCCCACAATTGGTGGCTGGGTTTATTATTATTTCTGAAGTCCTATTGGTAATCGTATTACTGAATAGAAAATTCAGGATTTACGGACTTTATGGTTCTTTATTTCTAATGATACTCTTCACTTCTTATCTCATCATCACTATCAACTTCAGCTATTATGTTCCCTGTTCCTGTGGTGGCATTCTAGCTGAATTATCCTGGAATCAGCACATTTTTTTCAACAGCATCTTTATTATCCTATCTATCCTTGGCATCTATTTAAGCTCATCAACCTCCAATCTGAATAATGCAAATTCAAAAATATTGGCCAATCAGGGGAAAGCTGAAAACCTGTGA
- a CDS encoding RteC domain-containing protein has product MNHFKTNLYVRMNERLQLCAIESENILQRAEKSFYIAESALQELKDFLFNYRFKTTSEEIEFFKEIKPLFLRELIYFIEVFHLEASKPFGGKEGQRNYYLQELDRLRLFFDRNNFLYTYYRTNKSHMDELFYLRNKSCIPMLPEYLLDMDPNFSTIYSSKLAKLQAFEQLKEYVNQSLMALDEIELQPVKSKEVSSTWTDSKASLIELAYALQSSGCVNFGKADVKHIITNLERMFNIQLGNFYRVYQGMRIRKKNRTVFLDVLKERLEKRMDDADMSFY; this is encoded by the coding sequence ATGAACCATTTTAAAACAAATCTTTACGTCCGTATGAATGAACGCTTGCAATTATGTGCTATTGAATCGGAAAACATATTGCAAAGAGCTGAAAAGTCGTTTTACATTGCCGAATCAGCCTTACAAGAGCTCAAAGACTTTTTGTTTAATTATCGTTTTAAAACCACGTCGGAAGAAATTGAATTCTTTAAGGAAATCAAGCCATTATTTCTGAGGGAGTTGATCTATTTTATAGAGGTATTTCATCTTGAAGCTTCCAAACCATTTGGAGGTAAAGAGGGGCAAAGGAACTACTATCTGCAGGAGTTAGACCGATTAAGGCTTTTTTTTGACCGGAACAATTTCTTATACACCTATTACCGAACAAACAAAAGCCATATGGACGAACTGTTTTATTTAAGAAACAAGAGCTGTATTCCCATGCTTCCGGAATATTTATTGGATATGGATCCCAATTTTTCAACCATATACAGTTCCAAACTGGCCAAACTACAAGCGTTTGAGCAATTAAAGGAATATGTTAATCAATCATTAATGGCGCTGGATGAAATTGAACTTCAACCGGTCAAGTCCAAAGAAGTTTCCTCCACATGGACGGACTCCAAAGCATCGCTGATCGAGCTGGCCTATGCACTTCAGTCTAGCGGCTGCGTAAATTTCGGGAAAGCAGATGTTAAGCATATTATTACTAATCTTGAACGAATGTTCAATATACAATTAGGAAACTTCTATCGAGTTTATCAGGGAATGCGTATTCGCAAAAAGAATCGAACGGTATTTTTAGATGTGCTTAAAGAACGTTTGGAAAAAAGAATGGATGATGCCGATATGAGCTTTTATTAA
- a CDS encoding CHRD domain-containing protein yields MLSNRMIPIKMLVLLGMALAFTLPLTTSCSEDDSNPIINTSMFDVSGVLNAQSEVPPVISVATGSLSGTYDGDINLLTYSITWSNLTGAASAMHFHGPAAPGVSASPTLTIQGFPAAAAGSYSSQATLTEDQERQLLDGNWYLNIHTPTNPNGEIRGQVQTNLK; encoded by the coding sequence ATGCTAAGCAATAGAATGATTCCTATTAAAATGCTAGTCCTTCTAGGAATGGCGCTAGCATTTACATTACCCTTAACAACCTCTTGTAGTGAGGACGATTCAAACCCGATTATTAATACCAGTATGTTCGATGTTAGTGGGGTTCTTAATGCTCAATCTGAAGTTCCGCCTGTTATCAGTGTTGCTACTGGGTCGCTATCAGGTACATATGATGGCGATATAAACTTGCTTACTTATTCCATTACTTGGAGTAATTTAACAGGTGCTGCCTCAGCAATGCACTTTCATGGACCGGCAGCCCCTGGTGTTAGTGCTTCTCCAACGTTAACTATTCAAGGTTTTCCTGCTGCTGCTGCAGGAAGTTATTCTTCTCAAGCTACGCTAACTGAAGATCAGGAACGACAATTATTGGATGGAAATTGGTATTTAAACATTCATACACCAACTAATCCTAACGGGGAAATAAGAGGTCAGGTTCAAACGAATCTTAAATAA
- a CDS encoding DUF4134 domain-containing protein, giving the protein MKTVRNGFKKFSGRKLSAFATCVALALISLHTYGQNGNAGIEEANQQVRSYFDSGTNLMYAIGAILGLIGAVKVYQKWNAGDPDTGKVAAAWFGSCVFLVVVTTVIKSFFGI; this is encoded by the coding sequence ATGAAAACAGTAAGAAATGGATTTAAAAAGTTTTCGGGTAGAAAACTATCGGCCTTTGCAACTTGTGTGGCCCTGGCACTGATTAGCTTACACACCTATGGACAAAATGGGAATGCCGGAATTGAAGAGGCCAACCAGCAAGTGCGAAGTTATTTTGATTCGGGAACCAACCTGATGTATGCAATAGGTGCCATCCTTGGTTTGATAGGCGCTGTAAAGGTCTATCAGAAATGGAATGCCGGCGATCCCGATACGGGCAAGGTGGCGGCAGCCTGGTTTGGCAGCTGTGTGTTCCTTGTAGTGGTCACCACAGTAATCAAATCTTTCTTTGGCATTTAG
- a CDS encoding DUF4133 domain-containing protein: MNNSIYQINKGINKSVEFKGLRAQYIWYLGAGLVLLLILFVILYIIGVNSFVCIGIVMLLGTLLIFNVYSLSNKYGEHGMMKALAKRSLPKVIKVQSRIFLKRTN, from the coding sequence ATGAATAACAGTATCTATCAAATCAATAAAGGCATTAATAAAAGTGTTGAATTTAAGGGACTAAGAGCGCAATACATTTGGTATCTGGGTGCAGGCCTGGTGTTGCTCTTAATCCTGTTTGTCATTCTTTATATCATTGGTGTTAATTCATTTGTCTGTATTGGGATAGTCATGCTTCTAGGTACGCTATTGATTTTCAATGTATACTCATTAAGCAATAAGTACGGAGAACATGGAATGATGAAAGCGCTAGCCAAGCGTAGTTTGCCTAAAGTGATAAAGGTGCAATCCCGAATTTTTCTAAAAAGAACAAATTAA
- a CDS encoding TraG family conjugative transposon ATPase yields the protein MEKQMSDILPIMDVEHDCIVSRQGDITVVYQAELPELFTLSDKEYEAFHQTWIRALKVLPKFSVFHKQDWFIESRYAADFEKRESSFLTHSSERFFNERPYLKHICYLLLTKKPEGRKLSSSLFSNLLRRSFVPPQTINQQFLHDFLDTASQFARILEDSGFVKLTRQKEKDLVGASKTMGLIERYYSLSEHTTPPLLKDISFDRELKIGNQYCQLFTLAEPTELPALCGARINYDRYSTDRTKFSVGFTASLGQLLSCNHIYNQYIFIEDSVQTLKKFENKRLRLQSLSAYSRENAIARDATNEFLNEAIRYQRLPVKAHFNVLVWTDQQSMLKELKNKVISALAEMEATAKLETAGAPQIFWAGIPGNAADFPMNDTFDTFCEQASCFLNLETSYRSSLSPFGIRLGDRLSGYPLHVDISDEPIKRGYCTNRNKFILGPSGSGKSFFTNHMVRSYYEQGTHVVLVDVGHSYKGLCDMVGGYYFTYDEKHPICFNPFYIGEGDLLDTEKRESIKTLLLALWKKDDETFNRSEYVALSNALRLYYEKLASDSSIFPGFNSFYKYLRDEFTLVLANDNVKEKDFDINNFLYVLRPYYKGGEFDYLLNATENLDLLKERFIVFELDNIKDHPILFPVVTIIIMEVFISKMRKLKGIRKMILIEEAWKAIAKEGMAEYIKYVFKTVRKFFGEAIVVTQEIEDVITSPIVKQAIINNADCKILLDQSKYQNKFDQIQELLGLTEKEKALVLSVNRANDPDRKYKEVFISLGGMYSKVYRTEVSPEEYFVYTTEETEKLKVQEYARKYGSIAKGVATLVRDLGMDNHKKE from the coding sequence ATGGAAAAGCAGATGAGTGATATTTTACCGATAATGGATGTGGAACATGATTGTATCGTTTCAAGGCAAGGAGACATTACTGTGGTGTATCAGGCAGAATTGCCTGAATTGTTTACCCTGTCAGATAAAGAATATGAGGCCTTTCACCAGACATGGATCAGAGCACTAAAAGTGCTGCCCAAATTCTCTGTATTCCATAAGCAAGACTGGTTCATTGAAAGTCGTTATGCTGCAGATTTTGAAAAAAGGGAATCAAGCTTTCTGACCCATAGCAGCGAACGTTTTTTTAACGAGCGGCCTTACCTCAAGCACATATGCTATTTGCTGCTTACCAAGAAGCCCGAGGGCAGAAAGCTGAGTTCATCGCTTTTTTCCAACCTGTTGCGGCGATCCTTTGTTCCGCCACAAACCATAAATCAGCAATTTTTACATGACTTTCTGGATACAGCTAGTCAATTTGCGAGGATTCTTGAAGACAGCGGTTTTGTAAAATTAACCCGCCAAAAGGAGAAAGACCTTGTGGGGGCATCAAAAACGATGGGATTGATTGAACGTTATTACTCACTTTCTGAGCATACAACTCCTCCGCTGCTTAAAGACATTAGCTTTGATCGGGAATTAAAAATCGGCAATCAATATTGCCAGCTGTTTACCCTTGCAGAACCGACTGAATTACCAGCTCTGTGTGGAGCGCGAATCAATTATGATCGTTATTCTACCGACAGAACGAAGTTCAGTGTGGGTTTTACTGCTTCACTAGGGCAACTGCTTTCCTGTAATCATATATATAATCAGTATATTTTTATTGAGGACAGCGTCCAGACACTGAAGAAATTTGAAAACAAGCGGCTGCGATTGCAGTCATTGTCCGCCTATTCACGAGAAAATGCGATCGCACGAGATGCGACCAATGAGTTTTTGAATGAGGCTATCCGTTATCAGCGATTACCTGTTAAAGCGCATTTTAATGTACTGGTCTGGACGGATCAGCAATCAATGCTGAAGGAACTGAAAAATAAAGTCATTTCAGCCCTGGCAGAAATGGAGGCCACTGCAAAGTTAGAAACTGCAGGTGCTCCGCAAATCTTCTGGGCAGGTATTCCCGGCAATGCAGCTGATTTTCCAATGAACGATACGTTTGATACGTTTTGTGAACAAGCGAGTTGTTTCCTGAATTTGGAGACCAGTTACCGCTCCTCTTTAAGCCCATTCGGAATTCGTTTAGGGGACCGGCTTTCTGGTTATCCGCTACATGTGGATATCAGTGATGAACCCATCAAGCGGGGATACTGTACCAATCGTAATAAATTCATATTGGGGCCTAGTGGCAGTGGTAAATCTTTTTTTACCAATCACATGGTTAGATCCTATTACGAACAGGGAACACACGTAGTACTGGTAGATGTGGGACATAGCTACAAAGGGCTGTGCGATATGGTTGGAGGCTATTATTTCACTTACGATGAAAAGCATCCGATCTGTTTTAATCCTTTTTACATCGGCGAGGGTGATCTGTTGGATACCGAAAAAAGGGAAAGCATTAAAACCCTGCTACTGGCATTATGGAAAAAGGATGACGAAACATTTAATCGTAGCGAATACGTGGCGCTATCTAATGCACTTAGGCTCTATTATGAAAAGCTTGCATCGGATTCTTCTATATTTCCCGGCTTTAATAGTTTTTACAAGTACCTGCGGGATGAGTTTACGTTGGTTCTTGCTAATGACAATGTGAAGGAAAAAGATTTTGATATCAATAACTTCCTGTATGTGCTCAGACCTTATTATAAAGGTGGAGAGTTTGACTACCTGCTCAACGCTACAGAGAATCTTGATCTCCTCAAGGAGCGATTTATTGTATTTGAATTGGATAACATCAAAGACCATCCTATTCTTTTCCCCGTGGTTACCATCATCATCATGGAGGTCTTTATCAGTAAGATGCGTAAGCTAAAGGGCATCCGTAAAATGATTTTGATAGAAGAAGCCTGGAAGGCCATTGCCAAGGAAGGTATGGCTGAGTATATCAAATACGTCTTTAAAACCGTTCGCAAGTTCTTTGGCGAAGCGATAGTGGTTACCCAGGAAATTGAGGATGTAATCACCAGCCCCATAGTAAAGCAGGCTATCATCAATAATGCCGATTGTAAGATTCTTTTGGATCAGTCCAAGTACCAAAACAAGTTCGATCAGATACAAGAGCTCCTGGGACTAACCGAAAAGGAAAAAGCCTTGGTGTTATCGGTCAATAGAGCAAACGACCCTGACCGAAAATATAAAGAAGTTTTTATCTCTCTTGGAGGGATGTATTCCAAGGTTTACCGTACGGAAGTATCACCGGAAGAATACTTTGTTTATACAACAGAAGAAACAGAAAAGCTGAAAGTGCAGGAATATGCACGTAAATATGGCAGCATTGCCAAAGGAGTAGCAACCCTGGTGAGGGATTTGGGGATGGATAATCACAAAAAGGAGTAA
- a CDS encoding conjugal transfer protein TraI encodes MKTIRKIVTIMFCFTLTLMPVKELNATVPAGILEVIKAGVIKVIKAVDLRIQRLQNKTIWLQNAQKTIENAMAKLKLQEITDWTEKQKVLYQEYFEELHKVKTIITYYQKVRAISEKQARLLSAYQKAWNLLKNDTHFTPEELHVMSKVYGGMLKESAKNIDLLLMLVSSFQTQMSDAKRLELINQADKQIEAVFYDLVKFNRQNIRLSLMRAKEQQDIEAIKRFYELL; translated from the coding sequence ATGAAGACGATTCGTAAAATAGTTACCATCATGTTTTGCTTTACGCTTACACTGATGCCTGTCAAAGAATTGAATGCCACGGTTCCTGCAGGAATACTTGAAGTGATAAAAGCTGGCGTTATAAAGGTGATCAAGGCTGTTGATCTGCGGATTCAGCGGTTGCAGAACAAAACTATCTGGTTGCAAAATGCACAGAAAACAATTGAGAACGCAATGGCTAAGCTTAAGCTACAGGAGATTACCGACTGGACTGAAAAGCAGAAAGTACTTTATCAGGAGTATTTTGAAGAACTACACAAGGTTAAAACCATCATTACCTATTACCAAAAAGTAAGGGCCATCTCAGAAAAACAGGCCCGGCTTCTGTCCGCCTATCAAAAGGCATGGAACCTTTTGAAAAACGACACACATTTCACTCCGGAAGAACTGCATGTTATGTCAAAAGTGTATGGTGGAATGCTCAAGGAAAGTGCAAAAAACATCGACCTGTTGCTCATGCTCGTTAGTTCTTTTCAAACTCAGATGAGTGATGCCAAACGCCTTGAACTCATTAACCAGGCTGACAAACAGATAGAGGCCGTGTTTTATGATCTTGTAAAATTCAACCGTCAGAATATTCGCTTGAGTTTAATGAGGGCCAAAGAGCAGCAAGACATTGAAGCTATCAAACGATTTTATGAACTGCTTTAA
- a CDS encoding TerB family tellurite resistance protein has protein sequence MMKGFVISGVMTILICFNTMSVKAQQYEIEQLLLNVEKLSQFKQILEDMQKGYKVVSTGYNTIKDLSEGNFSLHKTFLDGLLEVSPTVKNYKRIAEIITMQRGLVREYKSAFNRFNASGSFTPGELNYMFHVYERLLDNIKNDLESLLMIVTAGKLRMSDDERLKAIDDLFLSLQEKVSFLRNFNNSSTLLSLARLKERRNLNAIQELYGLISP, from the coding sequence ATGATGAAAGGATTTGTTATAAGTGGTGTGATGACCATCCTGATTTGCTTTAACACAATGAGTGTGAAAGCTCAACAATATGAGATTGAACAACTGCTGTTGAATGTTGAAAAGCTTAGTCAATTCAAGCAAATATTGGAGGACATGCAGAAGGGCTACAAAGTTGTAAGTACGGGTTACAATACTATTAAAGATTTGTCGGAAGGAAATTTCAGTCTTCACAAAACCTTTCTTGACGGTCTTTTGGAGGTTAGCCCAACTGTCAAAAATTATAAACGAATTGCAGAAATCATCACCATGCAAAGGGGCTTGGTTCGGGAATATAAATCGGCATTTAACCGTTTCAATGCTAGCGGGAGCTTTACCCCTGGAGAGTTGAATTATATGTTTCATGTATACGAAAGACTATTGGATAATATTAAAAATGATTTGGAAAGTCTTTTGATGATTGTTACTGCCGGTAAGCTCAGAATGAGTGATGATGAACGTTTAAAGGCCATCGACGATTTGTTTCTGAGTCTTCAGGAGAAAGTGAGTTTCCTTCGGAATTTCAATAACAGCTCCACGTTGCTTTCTTTAGCTCGCTTGAAAGAGCGCC